One segment of Engraulis encrasicolus isolate BLACKSEA-1 chromosome 7, IST_EnEncr_1.0, whole genome shotgun sequence DNA contains the following:
- the ruvbl2 gene encoding ruvB-like 2, protein MAAQMATTKVPEVRDMTRIERIGAHSHIRGLGIDDALEPRQVSQGMVGQLAARRAAGLILEMIRDGHIAGRAVLIAGQPGTGKTAIAMGIAQSLGQDTPFTCMAGSEIFSLEMGKTEALTQAFRKAIGVRIKEETEIIEGEVVEIQIDRPATGTGAKVGKLTLKTTEMETIYDLGSKMIESLSKERIQAGDVITIDKATGKISKLGRSFTRARDYDAMGAQTQFVQCPEGELQKRKEVVHTVSLHEIDVINSRTQGFLALFSGDTGEIKTEVREQINAKVSEWREEGKAEIIPGVLFIDEVHMLDMECFSFLNRALESDLAPVLIMATNRGITRIRGTNYQSPHGIPIDMLDRLLIIATSPYSEKETRQILKIRCEEEDVELSDEAHTVLTRIGMETSLRYAIQLISTAGLVCRKRKGTEVQVEDIKRVYSLFLDEARSSQYMKEYQDSFLFHEAQSTQMDTTS, encoded by the exons ATGGCTGCTCAG ATGGCAACCACAAAGGTCCCAGAGGTGCGGGACATGACTCGGATAGAGAGGATTG GAGCACACTCACATATTCGTGGCCTTGGGATAGACGATGCATTGGAGCCAAGACAG GTGTCTCAGGGCATGGTTGGGCAGCTGGCTGCCAGGAGAGCAGCTGGTCTGATTCTTGAGATGATCAGAGATGGGCACATCGCGGGTCGCGCTGTTCTCATTGCGGGGCAGCCTGGTACCGGAAAGACTGCAATTGCCATGG GAATTGCCCAGTCTCTTGGGCAGGACACCCCCTTCACTTGCATGGCCGGCAGTGAGATCTTCTCCCTGGAGATGGGCAAGACAGAGGCTCTCACTCAGGCTTTCCGCAAAGCCATCGGAGTCCGAATCAA AGAGGAGACTGAAATCATTGAAGGAGAAGTTGTAGAAATTCAGATTGACAGGCCGGCCACTGGGACG GGGGCCAAGGTGGGCAAGCTGACCCTGAAGACCACGGAGATGGAGACGATATATGACCTGGGCAGCAAGATGATCGAGAGCCTGAGCAAGGAGCGCATCCAGGCTGG AGATGTCATCACCATTGACAAGGCCACAGGCAAGATCAGCAAGCTGGGACGCTCCTTTACCAGAGCCAGAGATTATGATGCCATGGGTGCTCAG ACGCAGTTCGTACAGTGTCCAGAGGGGGAGCTGCAGAAGAGGAAGGAGGTGGTGCACACCGTCTCCCTGCACGAGATCGACGTCATCAACAGCCGCACGCAGGGCTTCCTCGCCCTCTTCTCAG gtgACACCGGTGAGATCAAGACTGAGGTGCGGGAGCAGATCAACGCCAAGGTGTCAGAGTGGCGGGAGGAGGGCAAAGCCGAGATCATCCCAGGG GTGCTGTTCATAGACGAGGTGCACATGCTGGACATGGAGTGCTTCTCCTTCCTGAACCGAGCCCTGGAGAGCGACCTGGCCCCTGTACTCATCATGGCTACTAACAGAGGCATCACACG CATCCGTGGCACCAACTACCAGAGTCCGCACGGCATCCCCATCGACATGCTGGACCGCCTGCTGATCATCGCCACCTCCCCCTACAGTGAGAAGGAGACGAGGCAGATACTCAAGATCAG gtgtgaggaggaggatgtggagttgAGCGACGAGGCCCATACGGTGCTGACTCGTATCGGCATGGAGACATCGCTCCGCTACGCCATCCAGCTAATCAGCACCGCCGGCCTAGTCTGCCGCAAGCGCAAG ggcactGAGGTGCAGGTGGAGGACATCAAGCGCGTCTACTCCCTCTTCCTGGACGAGGCCCGCTCCTCGCAGTACATGAAGGAGTACCAGGACTCATTCCTCTTCCACGAAGCAC AGTCCACTCAGATGGACACCACCTCCTGA